In one Rutidosis leptorrhynchoides isolate AG116_Rl617_1_P2 chromosome 8, CSIRO_AGI_Rlap_v1, whole genome shotgun sequence genomic region, the following are encoded:
- the LOC139864273 gene encoding uncharacterized protein, translated as MSAGEANINQTATESSTMNSINDPLYIASSDHPGMILTNAPFNGTNFLGWSRTVKMALGAKLKLGFIDGTNPKPAVTDDTYQRWTRYDYMVTCWILNSMTAELSEAFLYATSAYELWKEITERYGQSNGPLLYQLKRELNNVNQGNLSIASYFNKMKRYWDELQSLIGIPSCTCGRMRECICGLTEKFLQIENSSKLMQFLMNLNDDYESVRSQIISMDPLPSVNKAYYIVQQVEKQKQVTTTTVEPTAFFTQQKHSSYRGKNEPKVDKKHCTFCNEDGHLHEQCFERVGYPDWYKGKRNKKKPQRVAAQVHGLENYMVNETPFYLACENEVHTENKMAVDQRLVAAVCQEMIKMLQNKDTNATTNHAGISFCTYAYAMSCLEKSNHKSMIYDWIVDTGATDHMSPHLHLFHSITTLKNLSKLFCLMLNLLSVGRLLRSQKLIATFFSNMFIFQDLLTKKVVAGGKGFNNLYTCKAGPFLTSPVPISKSTTLHSASANKVVASIISLDGNLFHSRLGHTSMSKLVHIPVYKTLSNASPFCDTCVLAKHHRLPFPRSVISSKCAFELLHIDLWGPYRTPALNGENRDVIFKEDIFPFQSQTSNSNPNTHTTPFPCVSNSKIFDEDLADNHPTTYNTAPNTIHTNPTTSTPAQSSTSSPQNNTHDSHPPGNHNTSSIPQPTRKSTRTSNPPSWFKDFFVPTAKASSVHTTVSPIYPLFHTNDFAYMSKEYISYLANIMTAKDPITYAQASQSQGWIDAMAKEIEALEKNQTWTLTTLPEGCKAISSKWVYKTKYKVDGSVERLKARLVIKGFNQREGHDYKHTFSPVAKLATVRVLIVIATAKGWPFTN; from the exons ATGTCAGCCGGAGAAGCAAATATAAATCAGACTGCTACAGAATCGAGCACGATGAATTCAATCAACGATCCTCTATACATAGCTAGTTCAGATCATCCAGGGATGATCTTGACAAATGCTCCTTTTAATGGAACCAATTTTCTCGGTTGGAGTCGTACGGTGAAGATGGCACTTGGAGCcaaattaaaattagggtttatagatGGTACTAATCCAAAACCTGCTGTTACTGATGATACATATCAAAGATGGACGCGTTATGATTACATGGTTACATGCTGGATTCTCAACTCCATGACTGCTGAATTATCAGAAGCGTTTCTGTATGCTACATCAGCATATGAACTATGGAAGGAAATTACAGAAAGGTATGGTCAAAGTAATGGACCACTTCTTTATCAGTTAAAGAGAGAATTAAACAATGTTAACCAAGGTAATCTCTCAATTGCTTCGTACTTTAATAAGATGAAAAGATACTGGGATGAATTACAGAGTTTAATTGGCATTCCATCTTGTACTTGTGGAAGAATGAGAGAATGTATTTGTGGACTCACTGAAAAATTTCTACAAATTGAGAATAGCTCAAAATTGATGCAGTTTCTTATGAATTTGAATGATGACTATGAGTCGGTTAGAAGTCAAATCATCTCTATGGATCCTTTGCCCTCTGTTAACAAGGCTTACTATATAGTTCAACAAGTAGAGAAGCAAAAACAAGTCACTACAACTACTGTTGAACCAACTGCTTTTTTCACTCAACAAAAGCACTCTAGTTACAGGGGCaagaatgaaccaaaagttgataaGAAACACTGCACTTTTTGTAATGAAGATGGCCATTTACATGAGCAATGTTTTGAAAGGGTGGGATATCCAGACTGGTATAAAGGCAAAAGGAACAAGAAGAAACCACAAAGAGTAGCTGCACAGGTTCATGGATTGGAGAATTATATGGTCAATGAAACTCCATTTTATTTGGCATGTGAGAATGAGGTGCACACAGAGAACAAAATGGCCGTGGATCAAAGATTGGTAGCTGCAGTTTGTCAAGAGATGATCAAAATGCTTCAAAACAAGGACACTAATGCCACCACCAATCATGCAGGTATATCATTCTGCACTTATGCTTATGCAATGTCATGCCTTGAAAAATCAAACCATAAATCTATGATTTATGACTGGATAGTTGACACAGGGGCTACAGACCATATGTCTCCACATTTACACCTTTTCCACTCCATTACTACTCTAAAAAACCTATCCAAATTGTTTTGCCTGATG CTTAATCTACTATCTGTTGGTAGATTATTAAGATCTCAAAAGTTGATTGCCACATTCTTTTCTAATATGTTCATCTTCCAGGACCTTTTAACTAAAAAGGTTGTGGCTGGTGGAAAAGGATTTAACAATCTTTACACATGCAAAGCTGGACCATTTTTAACCTCACCTGTTCCCATCTCCAAATCCACTACTTTACATTCTGCTTCTGCAAATAAGGTTGTTGCATCAATTATTAGTTTAGATGGTAATCTGTTTCATTCTAGACTAGGTCATACATCTATGTCTAAACTTGTGCATATTCCAGTTTACAAAACTTTGTCTAATGCTAGTCCTTTCTGTGATACATGTGTTCTTGCTAAACATCATAGATTACCCTTTCCTAGAAGTGTTATTTCTTCTAAATGTGCTTTTGAATTGTTACATATTGATTTGTGGGGTCCATACAGGACACCTGCACTTAATGGTGAAAA CAGAGATGTTATCTTTAAAGAAGATATTTTCCCTTTTCAATCACAAACATCAAATTCAAACCCTAATACACATACTACTCCATTTCCATGTGTCTCAAATTCTAAAATTTTTGATGAAGATCTTGCAGACAATCATCCAACCACATATAATACTGCACCAAATACAATACACACTAACCCTACTACATCTACACCTGCTCAATCTTCTACCTCTTCTCCACAAAATAATACTCATGACTCACATCCTCCTGGTAACCATAATACATCTTCAATACCACAGCCTACCAGAAAATCAACAAGAACTTCTAATCCACCTTCCTGGTTTAAAGACTTCTTTGTTCCTACTGCTAAAGCTTCCTCTGTTCATACCACTGTATCCCCTATCTATCCCCTTTTTCATACTAATGACTTTGCATACATGAGTAAGGAATATATATCCTATTTAGCTAACATAATGACTGCTAAGGACCCAATTACTTATGCTCAAGCAAGTCAGAGTCAAGGTTGGATAGATGCTATGGCTAAAGAGATAGAAGCTTTGGAGAAGAACCAAACCTGGACACTTACTACACTACCAGAAGGTTGTAAAGCAATATCTTCTAAATGGGTGTATAAAACAAAGTACAAAGTAGATGGAAGTGTTGAGAGACTAAAGGCTAGACTAGTTATAAAGGGTTTCAATCAAAGGGAAGGTCATGATTATAAACACACATTTTCACCTGTAGCAAAATTAGCTACTGTTAGGGTCCTAATTGTTATAGCTACTGCAAAAGGGTGGCCATTCACCAACTAG